GGCGGCtgttcagggacgggccttctctgttgccgccccaagactctggaatgcattccgtGCTGAAAAaaaagggcctccccatctctgacagctttaaagaagtctctaaagatacatttattcaccacACTTGTTGGGGGCAATGTACTAAtataaaataatcccagtagtaattggcgccctgggtgcagttccaaaagaccttgaagagcacctcaacaccatagaggccacaggaatcaacatcagccaattacaaaaagcagctttactgggaacagcctaaattctgcgacgatatctataacaacagcaacaacattgacaataaaattcagccatcccaggtccttgggaaggactcgatgtctgaataaaacaaaccagtcaataacacctgtctgactgtgtaaataaataaataatgatataaAAAAGCAGCCAGGAGtcccaccccttcctggagctCAGGCTGACCCTGATCCAAAGTAGGTGCCTGAGCTGTCTACCCCCTCCTGAACAGGCCCATTAGAAGAGAGCCCTGATCAGCCAGGCACACACTTCACTTCTGGTGTTAGGGTTCAGTCCTGGTGTGGCTTCGCTTCTGCTCCTGGAGTTCCAAGGGCAATGGAGGGGATTCTGGGGACAGGACAGGAGCCTCACTAGGGAGCACTGGATCCCCAAAGCTCCAGAGCTTCTCCAAGGgggtgactgcaggagaggtaacaagctctggctgctcagggtAACTCAGATTTAGAGGGCTTCCCTTGGGTCTGGGGATCTGATCTGGGttgtactcctcctcctcctcctcctcctcctcctctccacagcccctggggtgcccccaatcctctttactctgtCTCGGGTAGTGTGATCCCCCCCCCGCAGAGCattatgatgcttaatttgcggggggggggggcggctcccaaggcctttaggtccaagctcccaaattacctaggtgcacgtcTGGCTAAGAAAACTGCCTGGGGGAAGTGGCTTTGCATAGGGATGAGaaagaaagtaaaacaaaacCAATAGAATGCtggagggggttggggggagggagggagggagaggtgctGCCACGCCCCCTTTCAGCCAGTCAACCAGATGTGTAGTATTGGCTGAAGGGGATCAGAGAGGGTGATCCATCCTGCCTTGATATGCTGCACTCAGTTTTTTTCTCTCTTAACTGAGGGTATTTACAATTCAGATTCAACCAGAGCTGACGATATACTTAAGGATTTCAATCTGCAAACAAAGAGGAATCATTCTAGGTCTTCTGTGACTGTCCTGCACGGTAATATGAATTGGAGCCTTGTGATTCCACTTCTGGTCATCTTAACTATTAAGCTGACAGGAACTTCTCTGTTTCTAGTATACTGTGAGTATCATTCTGATTTaatttaatgggggtggggggagcaatgcAACCTAATGATTTAGAAGCAGTCTAACTTAACAGCGACTTTCATGTTGCACATCTCTTGTTGCATATCCATTGTCTGCATTTCAGTTGTGGCAATTCCTTCTGCAACTGGAGTACTGACCTGGTTACAGTTTGCTAagagtttattttctttttaacctactttctgaaaggaagaaggcttatgagatcatcatgTCCATGTGTGTTTCTGCACCCCCTCACACACCCAattatatgtgtgtttgtgtctgaTACAAGCAAAATTTACAGTACATGGGAGGAGCTCTAGGGGATCCTGAAGGGAATATTTGAAACTTTTGAAACAAAAATGAAACTTTTTGGGAAAGATTCTAGGGGATCTTCTTGGAAGGGTTgtttggtggtttttgtttttgtttttggtgatccaccatcttgaaacaagatggcagcaaCTCAGACTAGAAACACCATCCCTTTACATCTCATGTCTTTagaatccaaattacaatatatgGGGAGATCCTGGCAAGGGTATTTTTTATGgcaatccaccatcttgaaacaagatggcaaccACTGAACTAATAAGCACCACTGCCTTAGAACTTGTGTGTTTACACTTCAATACAGATCTGACTTCAGTGTtaaaagaagaggaaagaaggtCTGCTCATTCTGCTTAGACCTACTTGTTTATTATTACAAATTTTAGTTTTGATATTTTTAACAATTTATGGTGCTACTATTGCGCTGTTCAGCATACAGTAATTTAGTGGGAGCATCTAATGGCAGGCAGTGCGGACTGAACTTGCCCAGGGCAGCACCAGCCTGGTAACTAGAGATTTCCCAGTGATGTGCATACCTATTTCTTTTGCCCCATTGTGGTCTGGCCAAACAGGTTTCTGAAACAGTACAAAAACCTGCAACACCTGCTTGAACACTGGTAAAAGTAGGATGAGTATACATAACAGGAGTGGTAATCCCTCTTTCTAATTGCTTTCAGTGTTCTGGAAAATAAATCATTTGTTTTCAGACGTCATATAGTGTGAAGAAATGGTGACAAGATTTGTCCATTATCTCTGACATTTCTTCCTGTTTGaacttcctttattttatttacagtatttacttacatttatatactgctcttcctccaaggagcccagagtggtgtacatagttatgtatatctttacaacaaccctgtgaggtaggttaggctgagagataagtggatggcccatggctgaatggggatttgaaatcggaTCTTCTCGgccctagtccaccactctatgCTGGCTTAGtagttagagtggtggactaggacagGGTTATCTGTAAACTAGAGTCACTTCCTTATTCTTCAAAGAGAGAAAACACTTTCTCAATCTCAGGGGGTGTAAGGAGACACAGATGAcggggagtgagggggaagcaaaGGTGGTGTCTCAAGAACATGAACCCATTAAACTTGCTCAACAAAGCCATGCCTGCAATGCCTGCACAGCTCCCAGATGACAACTAGATATGGTATCAGGAGAGCTGTGGTATAGTCGGCTGTTTTTAGAAAGTTTAATAACTGCTGGGGTGGACAAACCCGATGAGGGTTCTTGAGGGGACTGAAAACTGGTATGAAATGACTGAAAAGtggcattttaatttttgttttgtttttacatttaaaacatttacatgTTTAGGATATACATTTACATTTCTatctgcacttcctccaaggaaaggTGATAGTATTCCACTGAGAATAGATAACATGAACTAACGGCCATGTGGATAAGACATCAAATGTTATAAGATTTTGGAAGCCATATTAACCAGGATAACGTACCTGGTTTCAGATGACAGGCACCATTTTGCGAACCACAATTATTCTTCCATAGTAGTTAGGCCACTGAAAAAGTCTCCGTGGAGGCCGAAACACATATGGCTATATTGGATGCAGAAGGATACTTCTCTAGACCTACAGTTGACTCCAGTGTCCTACAGGATTTACCATTTGCGCATTTACATCTTTCAGAGTTAATTGGAATTTTCACCCACCCATACTGGATATTTAGAAACTTAGGACGACATCCTATGGGCATAGTATGGGCATAGTCATAGTATTCTTGGTGTGCTCATTTTAGAGACTTTAGTAGTGAGGTTGATTTCAAATGTTCACTCAATCGGTATTTCTTCAGTATTTTTGATATGGATATTCATTCTCTTTTATAGACTTTTTATATTGATATTTTAACTGATATtctatattaaatattttatccATATTAATTCTTCACTTACTGGTGTTCCGAGACGCTTTACACTCGTACTACCTAGAAGCTTTTAAAGATCCATGCCTACTTGTACATCATAACTTCCCAGACCACTATATCGTGGTGAGTTCTTCTTAGGTCTATGTGTATCCGAACAAACCACCCAGTGAGGTTAGTTAGATTTCCAGCACCAGCAACATTCTAAAGCAGGTTACGGACAGGAAATTGCAGACATTTGAGCATCTAGTGATAGCTCATGAGGCATTTTGCTGGAGGGTCGCTACTAGCTACCTACCACCACCTGTCACTGTGTGGAGAAGAGCACCCCTACAAGAAGTTGTTGTAAGGTGGCAGAGGACTGCTAGCTCATCACTGTACACAGCTGCTGAGTAGCTGGCCCTGCACCCATATAACactgccttagaccaagtcagacccttagtctcTCTAGTTCCATGTTGTCTACACTGGCCGGCGTGGCTTGCCAGAGTTTCAGAAAGGAGTCTTTCCCCCAGTCCTATCAGGGAATGCTatagggattaaacctggggcctcctgcatgcaaagcagggcgTTCTACTgctgaacaggggcgtagctatgattgaacaaaagtgttcaaaacacgggcccccagctcctgagggccctccagctccatccctccctattttcttcattgtctccctcactctggggggccgcccgagagagggatgaacacaggccccctctccccttgctacgcccctgctgctgaaCGTCAGTCCCACCCAGCACAGACCCCTGATGTCATGGCCCATGCCTCCACTGTACCACTCCCCGCTTCTAAATGAGCAGCCCCCATGCCTCTCCCTCTCCGTGTCCTTCAGTCAAGGTCCTGCATTGCCCTACTAATTGCACAAAAGCAATCCCTCTAGGAATCTGGTcaccctccagcacactgctgggCAGACTGCTTCTGTGAACATCAAAAGGCTGCTTCGCAGATTAGTTTGGTGAGATGTACACCTAATTGTTTCAGGTGTATATTTAGCAGTTTTAAGGGCTGATGGCATAAGTATTTGCAAACACATGTATCATTTCCATAAGCCCGGTTCACACAACAAATGTgtatggaggagggagggggacaggATCGCACCACATGGCTGACAGCCTTCAACCTCCATACATTAATCTGGAGGTCTAAAGAGAGTCCCGGAATGCAAGGAGGTAGGAGTGGGGCTAGTCATGATTCCACTCTCCCCACATGTTCATTCTGCCTACTTTTTTTTTGGTGAGAATTACTATCTTATTCTTGCTCCTGGTATACTCAAGTCTCAGAAGACCTGAGGGCATTGTTGTCTTTGGAGCAGGTCTAGGGCTGAGCCCCACACTACCCATTTTCCATCTGAGGTGTTTCTTCTAACATATTCAGGATCTTCTGTGTTCAGTTTCACAGATCTTCCCTGCTCCTGCTTTCCAAGAACCCAACAGCTCCACCCCAGATGGGAGAAAAGGTGGGTTAGCAACAAAAGCAAGCCAAGGACTTGAGAGTTCTGTTCCTCTCTGCAAGTTAAAAGCAACTGCCACCTGTTTCTCCTGTCTTCTACAGAATGCTCAAGAAGTTGGATACTGTTTGAGGGCAAATGCTATTTTTTTTCTACTTTCGAAAAAACATGGGATGCCAGCAAAAAGGACTGTGCTCAATCAAATTCTCGTCTCGCCATTGTCAAGAGCAAAGCGGAACTGGTGAGAAGTGGGATTTGTTTCATAAGCAAAGTATTCTGTGTGAAAAATAAACCATCGAGGCCATGACTAATGTGCTCTCACTAGAGCACAGCACATATGCTAGCCTTTGAGAGATCCGAAGGCAGCAGGGTGATAACGTAAGAGCAGCTCTGCTGAGTTAGACCAGGGCCCCCAGAATTCCTTCTTCAACAGTGGCAagccagatgcttccaagaagcAGAGGggtgaaggcaacagccctcccctgTTTACCCTCTGTAACTAATTCTACAGAAAAGTGGCTGGCATACCGTACAGTGCATCGCCCATCAAAGAGGCACAGGCCGTCCTCATTGGCAGTGAAGGAAGAGAAAGCTTCATGCACACTCAGCTGTGCATATTTGCTACTACACTGTTgctgccattattcccaatggtgGTAATGTCGTCACTGCAATGATTACACACCGCTGAGTGTGCATAGAGACTTCCCTGCCTCCGCTGCCAGCAAGGACAGGCTCTTGGCAGGCTCACAAGCTGTGCACACGCATCCCTCTTTGACTGACAGTGtgctgcatggtatgtcagctgtggcctctgaacatggaggttccgttTAGCTCTCATGGCTAATAACCAGGGATAGGCATATCTTTTGTGAATTAGTCTAAGTATACATGTCTAATTCTGGTATAAAGCCTACTAAGCTGAGGCCATTGCCATGTTGTGTGATTGAGAATACAATACAAGCACAGTAATGATCAGCACAAGAATAAGAAGCACAATAGGGGACTACGGGCAAGCTGGACATGGAAAACAAATAGGCTGCATAAACACATCTGACCGTTCTAATGCCCTTTAATTCTGCCTATCcagtttttggtgaatattcaGCAAATGTTAAGAGTATTTTGAGATTAATTGGTAAATATTCAACATAATTTGCCAAGGAGAATTTTAGGGACACTGTTTGGAATCAAATCCATTTCAGCTGTCCTGGGAAGTTATAATTTTCAATAAAGTTGCCTACTGGAAGTATTTTCTATTCAAAATTATTATAATCTCTGCTTCATGGCCTTgtattgattttatatgcagatgCTTATCTGTTGTTCTCCCTTCAAAACAATTGACATAAAATATGCAGCCTAGAGAGAGCCATATTAGTCTGTTGTAGGCTAGCAAAAGCAACCCAAAGTCCTTCAAGACTAGCTAATTGATGATGGCCTAAGGTTTTGTGGTCTAACTTCAGTTGGCTGGTAATATATGAGTACAGAGAAAACAGGCTTACATAGGGGGCCCTTACCTCCTTCCTTTTCCCAAAATGTTGCTTGAGAAAAGAATCTCTGCACTGCTTCCACACTGTATTTCCATacaggaccgggttacctgggagagcgccttcttctacatgatccccaccatacaTTAAGGTcctcaagagaggtctgtctccagattctgccagcttgtctggcaggccttctctatagtcgttcctgggctgtggaatatgttccctatagacatttgtgaaTTTAATGGTTATTCAGCCTTTCAAAGAGCCcataaaatgcatttttttagcctggcttttagtaattgttgaatttttaaaaattgttttaaattgttttaatagctgttttgttttgtttctattatatttatttgtgtgaactgcccagagcctttggagtcaggaggtatataaattaaagAGCTTGGGTTTCACTGCATTTTGTACTCTCCAAATGTATCCTATCCAGATGTTCCTCCAGACCAGAACTCAGCATGAAAATTATTTCATTGGCTtgacccagagtggctccgttgGGGGATGGAAGTGGATTGACAACACAGAGCTTAACCCTGACATGTAAGTTCAGTATCATTCTGATCACTGATAACATATATAGGGTGATATGAGGAGAGGGCAAGCCATTAACTCAAGACTGGCCTACACTACTTGACATGACTGTTGTAAGGATCACTGTGAAGCACAAAAAGGGGCTCACATGATCAAGAGTAATCAGGTGTTTGACAGCATACCCAATGCAGCTGTAGCTCACCCAACAGAGGACTGGCAAAGCTGGAGAGGAAGACTCAATAGACTGCTTCTGTGGATGGCttccatatttttaaaatttttatttaccactcccagaggtttcatgtagatgttaaacagcatgggggacagaacagatccctgtgttaccccataggccaaaggccagtgGGTGGAACAGGCATTACCCAGCACCACCTTTGAGTTAAGCTGAGTTGTATGCCAACGatgctcaagccatctaccaacctgcttcattgtccacaaCTCACCTGTGTACCAGGGAGTCGCTTGGGCTCGGTGGGTCAGGAGAGGACACCCAGGTGCAACCGTGTCAaattattataaaaataatatttttttattcATTATTACATTTTCAATACTACATAAATGCTTAGTCTCCTGGCAGCGCATGGAGCTGCACACAAAACAGGGACACAATCAGACCTTTTACTAACAGTAGCatttactgtattattattattgtttgtttgcttgcttagtATATTTGTGTACCACCCCaatcttgcatctctgggtggcttacaacaaatacaacataattaaagctgcaattaaaatattagaagactttaaaacaaattcacattaaaatctagttaaaagcttgagtgaagaaaTATGTCTTAAGTATCatcttaaaaactgtcagagttggggaggctctcacttcagcagggaacgcatttcaaagcctcaggactccagcagcagagaaggcccgtccctcagCAGCCACCAGAATAGCCAGTGGCAATTGcaggcagacctccccagatgatctcaataggccgtggcggggtgggggctcataacaaagaaggatTACTCTCTTAATTTTCACAAGATTATCCCTTTATCTTATCCCTTTATTTTCTTATCCCTTTATCTTcgcaacacccctgtgaggtaggttaggctgagagtgagtgACAGGATACAAGTTGTGGGGCCTGCACAAGACAGTGCAGTCTAGATTCCTCAAGTCACCAGCTTGGGTAGCTGTGTGGGCCTAGAGGTAGCACGTGGAAGCAAGTGTGGGAGCATCCTCCATAACTATAACTAGCCTCCATAACTATAATATACCCCCATAACATAATATAGCCTCCATAACTAACTCcataaagagagccagtgtggtgtagtagttagagtgctggactaggactggggagacccgagttcaaatccccattcagccatgagacttgctgggtgacgctgggccagtcacttctctctcagcctaacctacttcacagggttgttgtgaaagagaaacttaagtatgtagtacaccactctgggctccttggaggaagagtgggatataaatgtaataattaacaacaacaacaactattgcTGACCCACTGCTGCATTGctcccttgtttgtttgtttttcaatcaatcaatcatatttgtaaaccacctgatatgtacatctctaagcagtgtacaaaatttaaaatattttaaaatcacagattaaaatacatgaaataataaaaacagtagcataaaaacagaaacacaataaaaacagtagcataacacaattttttaaaaaacaaattataaaaaataattctaattaaaagcctgcaagaacaggtgaaggtcttcctgaaaacaaacagagaaggagatgatcttatttcacgaggaagcatattccaaagccctgaggcagccacagagaaagcccagacctgggttgccaccaaacaagctggtggcaactgtaaccagacctctccagaggatcataaaaggtggcagggtttatgacaaaggaggtactctcttaaacagcctggacccaagccattaaggcctTTATAGGTGATAAACAGCACTTCgcatttcacccggaaacattcacagcctgtgcagttcttttaaagccagtgttatgtggtcccttcatgttttcccagagatcaatctggctgccacattctgtaccaattgtagtttccggactacgtacaaaggcagctccaaatagagtgcattgcagtagtcaagcctggaggtcaccagcatatgtaccactgttttaaggtcattcacctctagaaatggacatagctgacgtatcggccaaagctgataaaaagcactcctggccactgcctcaacctaagaaaccagggaaagagttgagtccaggagcactcccaatctacatacctgatctttcaaggggagtgtaaccccatccagaacaggcagatctaaaccatctttggGGTCCCAACCCccaacagtcagtacctccatcttatttggattcaacttcagtttgttatccctcatccagcccattactgcctccaggcaggaatttatggaagatatgccatttcctgatgaggtcgacatggagaagtagatctgggtgtcatcagcatattgataaaccCTACACcatacctcctgatgatctctccctgtggtttcatgtagatgttaaagagcattggagacagtatggagtcttgtggaactccacactttagttatCGCTTAGccaaacaacagtctccaaacaacactgtctggaatctgccagtgaggtaggagtggaaccactgtaaacagTGCCACCtgatcccacctccctcagatggtccagaaggataccgtggtcgatggtattgaaagctgcagagagatccaaaaggatccacagagtcacactctctgtGTTGagagccagttggagatcatgcatcaggcTGACGAAGGCAGTCTCGacctcatagcccacccgaaagacagtttgaaatagGACTAGATAGTCTGCATCAttcaaaactgcctagagctgaaaGGCTAGGCTACCGCCTGctcaatcaacttgcccaaccatggaagataggcatgtgcacggaccggttcggaggccattctaaaggcctccagaccggtctggacacggggtggttttggttcgggtggggggttctaaaaagaatagggggggctttactcaccccttcaagaattctgaacgtatatattcgagtaagcgggcggcatacctccctgccgcccgcttcactccccctcctccggcggcgcgcgtttctccttaaatttctgggttcaattgcaatcgggcggcagggtagctcccagtccctgccgcccggctcttccatacccccgtgtctcggctggcggccgccccctgcttaatcacaggacccctgccaccccttcccttccaatacacaggcggccggcaggagagctctcctgccgaccccgtccccttccccggctcggctgcaaatggcttctaggaagccttttgcgcgcctgtgcaaaaggcttcctagaagccatttgcagccgagccggggaagcgagcggacggcagggagttctcccgccgcccgctcgctgaagttaacgttaacttcagcgagcgggcggcgggagaactccctgctgtccgctcgcttccccggctcggctgcaaatggcttctaggaagccttttgcgcaggcgcgcaaaaggcttcctagaagccatttgcagccgagctggggaaggggacggggtcggcaggagagctctcctgccggccgcctgtgtattggaagggaaggggtggcaggggtcctgtgattaagcagggggcggccgccagccgagacacgggggtatggaagagccgggcggcagggactgggagctaccctgccgcccgattgcaattgaacccagaaatttaaggagaaacgcgcgccgccggaggagggggagtgaagcgggcggcagggaggtatgccgcccgcttactcgaatatatacgttcagaattcttgaaggggtgagtaaagcccccacacacactcttttggaaccccccacccagtgccggaccgcagctccgcggttctgtgcacacccctaatggaagattagaaacaggtctgtaattagctaactccgatGGATCCAGCcagctttcttcaaaagaggtctaataatagcctccttaagatagGGAGGcatcagataagcatttataatatttgccAGACCCTCTTTGATAAAATAAttatcagatgaaataagccaagtcggacaagggtcaagagaacaggttgtaggatgcaaactccgaagcagtttgtccacttcctcaggggtCACAAATGAAAATGATCCCATCTAACCCCATGAgatgagttgctggacacctccacagtagaccctgcagtaactgtggaatccagctcggcccgtGTCGGAgacattttatccacaaaaaagtcattaaaacatcacagcgagtaaccgatggttccaagtttaaatttaagGGAGAGGGGGTACATAGTAGCCCCCTCACATCCCTAGACAATtcagctggacgtggagagccagcgtggtgtagtgggtagagtgctagactagga
Above is a window of Hemicordylus capensis ecotype Gifberg chromosome 2, rHemCap1.1.pri, whole genome shotgun sequence DNA encoding:
- the LOC128344323 gene encoding C-type lectin domain family 5 member A-like, producing the protein MNWSLVIPLLVILTIKLTGTSLFLVYFSQIFPAPAFQEPNSSTPDGRKECSRSWILFEGKCYFFSTFEKTWDASKKDCAQSNSRLAIVKSKAELMFLQTRTQHENYFIGLTQSGSVGGWKWIDNTELNPDIFNIPYKGFPCAVVGLSSTGTASCSVPHRWICEMNT